One window of Lentisphaera araneosa HTCC2155 genomic DNA carries:
- a CDS encoding LemA family protein, whose translation MNKIAIIAACFIAPILILVTMGIMYWVNHNTLVKLDVACDSQFAEIDNMLKRRADLLPNLVNTVKGYAKHEKEIFVAVAEARTKIGSAKTVKEKSLASSMMDKALGRLLVVVEKYPDLKANQNFIRLQDELTGTENRIAVARTRYNEAVKKYNTKIRSFIGRLVAGGMGLEKRDFFEIENPEDKEVPKVDFES comes from the coding sequence ATGAATAAAATTGCTATTATCGCCGCCTGCTTTATCGCACCCATTTTAATACTTGTTACAATGGGAATCATGTATTGGGTCAACCACAATACCTTAGTAAAATTAGATGTCGCCTGCGATTCTCAATTCGCAGAAATTGACAATATGCTCAAACGCCGAGCAGACCTCTTACCTAATCTAGTCAACACTGTCAAAGGTTACGCAAAACACGAAAAGGAAATCTTTGTAGCAGTTGCCGAAGCTCGTACCAAAATTGGTTCGGCTAAAACTGTTAAAGAAAAATCTCTTGCTTCTTCAATGATGGATAAAGCTCTTGGTCGCCTCTTAGTCGTTGTGGAAAAATATCCTGATTTAAAAGCGAATCAAAATTTTATTCGTCTCCAAGACGAGCTTACAGGCACAGAAAACCGTATCGCCGTTGCAAGAACTCGCTATAATGAAGCTGTCAAAAAATATAATACTAAGATTCGTTCTTTTATTGGTCGTTTAGTCGCTGGGGGAATGGGCCTCGAAAAACGTGATTTCTTTGAAATCGAAAACCCGGAAGATAAAGAAGTTCCTAAAGTTGATTTCGAATCATGA
- a CDS encoding TPM domain-containing protein, producing the protein MSFLNKEQQAQIGDAITAAELNTSGEVVLYLCKKCKGDIYEHAQEVFNKKELYKTEQRNGVLIVLSYQDHKLAVLGDEGINNVVEDGFWDDVIKHMVDQFKKDAYADALAEGIHMIGEKLKVHFPYQSDDVNELSNEILHED; encoded by the coding sequence ATGAGTTTTCTCAACAAAGAGCAACAAGCTCAAATTGGCGATGCCATTACTGCAGCCGAACTTAATACTTCTGGCGAAGTCGTACTCTACCTCTGCAAGAAATGCAAAGGCGACATTTATGAGCATGCGCAAGAAGTTTTTAACAAAAAAGAACTCTATAAAACTGAGCAAAGAAACGGAGTACTCATTGTGCTCTCTTACCAAGATCACAAACTCGCAGTTTTAGGTGATGAAGGTATTAATAATGTAGTGGAAGATGGTTTCTGGGACGATGTGATCAAACACATGGTTGATCAATTTAAAAAAGACGCCTACGCTGATGCTTTAGCCGAAGGTATTCACATGATTGGCGAGAAGCTTAAAGTTCATTTCCCTTATCAATCAGATGACGTTAATGAACTATCTAATGAGATCCTCCATGAAGATTAA
- a CDS encoding TPM domain-containing protein: MKIKLFFLLLLNLSQFLFAELPVPKRPSLKSHIIDQAQVYSAREEAQLSAYLEQYFKSAKVTMTILTVKSLEGEAIESFSIRVLDEWAKDELFKKEYKSDLLFVFSINDRKWRLEVGKNLEGDIPDAKAGDFLRALPPYFKKGDFFGGTVMIIASCAKASGGKINAKVKPAPKRKKKSAVDYIIFVIFVIFFVMSMFSRGGRGGGIFIMGSGRGGGGFSGGGGWGGGGGGFSGGGASGSW, encoded by the coding sequence ATGAAGATTAAACTATTTTTCCTCTTACTTTTAAATTTATCTCAATTCCTTTTTGCTGAACTTCCCGTCCCTAAAAGACCGAGCCTAAAATCTCACATTATTGACCAAGCCCAAGTCTACTCCGCAAGAGAAGAAGCTCAGCTCTCTGCTTATTTAGAGCAGTACTTTAAATCGGCTAAAGTCACGATGACTATCCTTACTGTAAAAAGCTTAGAAGGTGAAGCCATTGAATCCTTTTCAATACGCGTTCTCGATGAATGGGCCAAAGACGAGCTCTTTAAAAAAGAATATAAATCTGACCTCTTATTTGTTTTTTCAATAAATGATCGCAAATGGCGTTTGGAGGTAGGTAAAAATCTAGAAGGCGATATCCCTGATGCGAAAGCAGGCGATTTCTTAAGAGCCCTTCCGCCCTACTTCAAAAAAGGGGATTTCTTTGGCGGCACGGTGATGATTATTGCGAGTTGCGCAAAGGCCTCTGGTGGCAAGATCAACGCCAAGGTAAAACCCGCTCCTAAACGCAAGAAAAAATCGGCAGTCGACTACATTATCTTCGTTATTTTTGTCATCTTCTTTGTCATGAGCATGTTTTCCCGCGGTGGACGCGGGGGTGGCATATTCATCATGGGAAGCGGACGCGGTGGCGGAGGTTTCTCCGGCGGCGGTGGCTGGGGTGGTGGAGGCGGAGGTTTCTCAGGTGGAGGAGCCTCAGGCAGTTGGTAA
- a CDS encoding HAD-IIB family hydrolase gives MKKYVVVTDLDSTLLDHADYSWDKAQEALDLLKTKKIPIIFNSSKTLAELQQLKEEMGNIDPCVSENGSVICWSGSWGEAEMVETPGINRDGILQILSKLKDQFNFIGFSEWTSHDLSKETGLTESQASQALDRQGSEPIKWLGTEDELKKFRLVLAQKNLHLLKGGRFFHVMGMVDKSEIIERLKEVYGAIYQSEICVIALGDSANDKLMLELADIAVVIPASKGENLKLDRTDYILAADKGPRGWNTEMIKILKQGE, from the coding sequence ATGAAAAAGTATGTTGTCGTCACTGATTTGGATTCGACATTGTTAGATCACGCGGATTATTCGTGGGACAAAGCACAAGAAGCTCTAGATTTACTTAAGACGAAAAAAATCCCTATTATATTTAATTCATCAAAAACTTTAGCAGAGCTTCAACAGCTCAAAGAAGAGATGGGTAATATAGACCCCTGTGTTTCTGAAAATGGCTCTGTGATTTGCTGGTCAGGCAGTTGGGGTGAAGCGGAGATGGTGGAGACTCCGGGGATTAACCGTGATGGAATATTACAAATTTTATCAAAACTCAAAGATCAATTCAATTTTATTGGCTTTAGTGAATGGACAAGTCACGATTTATCAAAAGAGACGGGTTTGACGGAGTCTCAAGCAAGTCAAGCTTTAGATCGCCAAGGGAGTGAACCGATAAAATGGCTAGGGACTGAGGATGAATTAAAAAAGTTTCGCTTAGTCTTAGCACAGAAAAATTTACATTTACTAAAGGGAGGACGTTTTTTTCACGTCATGGGCATGGTTGATAAGAGTGAGATCATTGAACGCTTGAAAGAAGTTTATGGTGCTATCTATCAGTCTGAAATTTGTGTGATAGCACTTGGTGACAGTGCCAATGATAAACTGATGTTGGAACTGGCCGATATAGCAGTAGTCATTCCTGCTAGCAAAGGTGAAAATTTAAAACTCGATAGAACAGATTATATCTTGGCCGCTGATAAAGGGCCAAGAGGGTGGAATACAGAAATGATTAAAATATTAAAACAAGGAGAATAA